DNA from Synechococcus elongatus PCC 6301:
ACGGAGCGATCGCAATTGGTGAGACACCGCCGATTCGGAAACACCAATTGCCTGGGCCAAATCCCCAACACAGAGCTCCGATCGCGCTAACAGGGACAGCAACCGCAGTCGATTTGGATCGGCCAGCACTGCAAAAAATTCGGCTAGCGATTGGGCAACTTCGGGTGCGATCGCTTGAAGCTCCGAGGCGATCGCCGCATGAGTCCCTTGGCAGACTACCGTCTCTCCGTCCTGCAGCACTGGTTTTGTCATGAGCCAATCACGGTTTGTCCACCCACCATACCTGAATCAAGATTCAGATGTTAGGCTAAACACATGAACAGTTATTCAGATATTCAAAGGAGTTGCTGTCATGACCTCAACAACCTTGGTCAAATGCGCTTGTGAGCCCTGTCTCTGCAACGTCGATCCCAGCAAAGCGATCGATCGCAACGGTCTGTACTACTGCAGCGAAGCCTGTGCCGATGGCCACACCGGTGGTAGCAAAGGCTGCGGCCACACCAGCTGTAACTGCCACGGCTAATCAACTGTTTCCCTGCTAATCCCCCATCAATCGAAAACCGCTGGCTCCTCAATCATGGGCCAGCGGTTGATTATTTATAGGAGGTGCGATCGCGCAGCCTTACAACCCCTACTCGCCGGTGATCGAGAGACCTTCGACCCAAACAGCCGGCGAAATCCCACCGGGCGTGATCTGGGCGATCGCATCGACTTGGACGATATTGCGCAACAGTTCCCGAAAATCGCCTGCAGCGGTTGCTGATTCGATGCTGACGCGATCGCCTTGATTGACCAACCAGCCATCAAAGGGCAGCGAGAACGAGCCTTGCAAGGACTGAACACCCGCATGGAGCGCTTGCAGATCATCGATCAAGATCACAGACTCGGCCGTATCGAGGCTCAGTTCCGATCGTGCTTCCGCGGCTTCGACTACCCCAAAGTGGGGGCTAACGGTGACTTTAGCCCCAAGGTTGGCGTGACCGGTCGGGCTGGCACCCAGTCGCTTAGCCGTCCCCGCACTATGCAAGAAATTTTTGAGTACACCGGCTTCAATCAACGGGAGCCGGCGAGTCGGAGTCCCTTCACCGTCAAAAGCTGTCGCCCCCCCATTAGATGGATGACGGGCATCGTCGTAGAGATTCAACAGCGGCGAGGCGATCGCCGTTCCCAAGGATTCTGGCGTCGAGAGGCTCTGGCGATCGAGCACACTCTGGGCATTGAACAAGTTGGAAAAGGCTCCTAGCAGTTGTAGAAACGCTTCTGGTGAGAAGCAGACCAAGTATTTCCCTGAAGTGATCGGGCGGTAGTCGAGGTGACTGATCGTTTTCTCTGCTGTCTCAGTAACGCAGCCACTGAAATCGAGATCGGCCAAGCGGTGCGCCATCCGAAACGCCCCCGCACTGCGCGGCTTGCGATCGGCCTGCTCGGTCTTGCTGTAGAGGTAGAGCGAAGCGTAGCTGCCTTTCTCCGATCGCAAGGCCCCAGCGCTATTCAGATAGAAACCCTCACTGCGTCGACGCGCCAAACCGTTGTAGGGCACTGCCGCAATCGCGGGATGACTGGCGAGCAACTGCTGCTCAGCCTCAGCCAAGGCAGCAATCAGCTCGGGCACCGCTTCGATGTCGTAGTTGGGAATCTCCAGCGGCTCTAGCGGTACAGTCGCCTCGGGGCTGAAGTCCGGCGCGTGCTCACGAATCCCGAACTGGCTGGCTTCCAAAGCCGTTTGCAGCGCCAGCTCTAAGCCCGGCAGATCGCTCTCACTGGTGGACGTGACGCCAACCTGTCCTTGCTCATTCCAGACGCGAACTGTGACGCCCGATCGCTGGGAGGCTTTGACCTGTTTGGGGTCGCCCTTCTCGACCTGCACGCTGGTCTCTTCGACGGCAGAACCAGAGACATCGTATTGAGCAATGCCCAAGCGTCGGGCACTTTCACTCACTTGTTCGGCAAGGCGATCGATGGCCAGGGGCATAGTCACACAAGAAAAACGCTGAGAAGAGCCGCAGAAGCTCCTGCTCCTAGTGTATGGATTCTGGAGCGGCGGCGGGGTGCGAGTCGGCTTACCAGAGGGGTAATGACTGCAAACCTGAAATTATTTTGTGAATGTAGGGAAAGAGACAAATCTACATGAATCAATCGTTTTGAATAAAGCAACCGCAATGTGTCTGCGGCTATTCCACGTCTCTACCCAAGCTTTTCCCCGCTCAGCGATGGCGGGGTTTTTCTTGGCCAAATCCATCAGCGCGATCGCCTATTTCTCTCCTCTCAGCCCGGAAGTTCAGTCTGAATCAGCCGCTTCCATCAATGCTGTGAGCCGAGGCAATAACTGCTCAAGTTCCTCTTCTTGCCATTCCTCACCGCTCGGTTGATTGGGATGCGGTTGCAATCGCGGTGGACTGAATCCTGCAGCGGCTTCTACCCCATCCGCCACGGCATACTGAAAGCCCTCGAAGAACCAAGCCTCTTCATCAAAGTCCGTGATATCGATCGCATCGGGATTGGCGATCGCCGTTTCGTAGGCTGCTTGCCCCCGTGAGATCAACGAAGCGCGAAAGACGCTAAATGCATCATCACTGCAGCCACCCTGCAGCAAATAGGCTGCGCCCCAAAGCGACCAATCGTAGGCTCGATCCATCAAGGCATCAAAGTGCTGACTAAAAGCGATCGCCTCTTCCGCACTCAGACTCGCAGGCTGTGTTTGCAAGCGATCGCACTTGGCCTCCATATCGCCATCACTGCGATCGTGCACGTCTTGAATGATGGCCCAGAAATCTTTGAGATCCATTATTTCGCGCCTGAAAGCAGCACCTAGATTGCCCAAGTATTCCTAGAGCGATCGCATGATAATGAACAGAGCCCTCTAAAAGTTAGCGCAAGAAAAACTCCCGCTAATTTAGCAGGAGTTCAGGTAAACCTTTGTGCAAAAAGGCAAAGAGTTGGGGACAATAAATTAACAGCAGCTATATGGCTGAAGCATATCTAATGCTGAACCTCCAATAATTAATGTTTCTGGAGTTGTTGTGGCAGTAATAACATCACCCATCATTGCATTAGAAGCCTTAAACAGGAGAAGTTCAGTAAAAGAATCACCCATTCCTGGATCTCGCGATTCAAAGGTAGTATCAGTTAGGACTCCAGCAATAGCAAAAATATCTGAGATCATTCCAACACTGACAATCACATAATTACCATCACCATCAATGAATGCAGTACCAACTGAAGATTGAATCGTAAAACCATCAGTTCCTACAATGATAGAGTCGATCGATTCAAAGTCAGTAATGTAATCAAATCCATTCCCGAAGGTGACACTACCATTTTCACCACTTGTCGCTGCGATACCGTCACCTGTTGCCGCAAAGCTAAAAGTGTCTGATCCAAGCCCACCAGTTAAGGTGTCAGCGCCAGTGCCACCGTTAATCGTATCGCTGTCTGTACCGCCTACGATTGAGTCATTATCATTATTACCTTCAATCAAGTTACTTCCGTTGATTGCGATAATAGTATCATTCCCATTACTGCCACTAACTGTGTTGCCAGATCCAGAGATAGTAAAACTAGGATTAATGGCAATCTCGATAGAATCATTACCCATGCCACCATCAATAGTATTATTTCCAAATTCAACATTAATGGTGTCACTGCCATCGCCGCCATTAATGGTAGAAGCGGAAAAGCCGAGGATTGAATCATTCCCTAGACCTCCGAGGAGAGTACTACCAAAACCAATCTCTGTGATGACATCATCATTTTCACCACCATCGATCGAGTTACTGCCAGCGATCGTTCCTTCAATCGTATCGTTACCGCTCCCACCTAAAATAGTATTACTGTCACCAAAACCTCGAATATTATCGTTACCTGAATCACCGAAGATTGAGTCATTTCCAAGACCACCATCGATCGTGTCAGCACCATCACCACCTAAAATAGTGTCAGCACCAGCGCCACCATTAATTCTATCGCTGTCTGTACCGCCTACAATTGAGTCATTATTATTATTACCTTCAATCAAGTTGTTTCCGCTGATTTCGATAATAGTGTCATTCCCATCACCGCCCAGAATAGTATCGTCTTGATCAGCGCCAGTGAGTCTATCGTCACCTTCAAATCCATAGAGCACTGCAGGATTAGTACCTATAGCAGTTAAGGTATCAGCACCGATCGTCCCGATTCCTACAAACAAACCGACACCAACAGAGTCTGTTCCATCAAAGACGTTCAGTTCACCGAACAGAGCAGTATCTAGCGCTGTAATCGTTGAGGTTGTTGGCGATCCATTATTAACCGTTCCAGGCATGAGGTTAGTTGTACCAACCCGTGCGGTTAAAGTGTCACTATCAATATCCTCTGCAGTGAAAGTGATGCTGTTAGCGTCAACAACAGGCCCTGCAGTAATTGTTGGAGCATCATTAGTGCCAGCAAGATTAATTGACAATGTCCTCGTCTGAGAGACTGCTCCACGTGAGTCTTTAACAACATAATCAATTGCAATTACTTGAGTATCACCAAGACCTAAGCTGTCATAGCTAGTATCGTCTTGGTCAAAGGAATAGCTACCATTAGAATTGAGAGTAAATCCTGCTGGAGCTACTTGATTAGGGGCAAGTAGGAAAGTGATTGGATCACCATTCGGATCACTGGCGATAAGCTGACCGTTAAAAAGACCCGCGTTTTCAGTAAGGTTTTGTGTTTGGCTTTGTGCGATCGGCTTGCTGTTGAAGTTGAACAGACGTGAAAAGAGCTTGACGAAAGTGAACGCACTGAAATTAAAGGGTGCCATGTCGGTAGAATTCTATGCCGTCGATGGATAAACTTGCCAAAGCGAAAGTCAAAACTGAAAGTCCGGGTTTTGACTAAATTGTTTGGGATTATAGCCCAGAATTTTCAAAGATGTTGGTAGTCGAGGCTTCCACAGATTTCCTGCTAACCACTAATCGAATCATCGTATTGAGGTTATGAAGAGCTAAAACTCGAGCCATGAACTGTACCAAACAATGATTACTCGGTCAGCAACTCAAGAGCGATCCGCACAAACCAGAGCCAAGAAAAGGTATTAACCTACTTCACCCTTCCCTAGTTTTTAAGAATTTTGGTTTCTCCAGAAGAAAATTCTTGTGACTCAGGATATCTGCCTTAGTCACTTCACCACAGTCTTCGTCATCTAGGTTTACTGGATTTATCGAGACTATGATTGTTTCCCATCAGAAAGTTAAGGCATTGACCTTTTCCTAGTGCAATGACTTTGCCAGCCTTGGCACTTGAGCCTGATAACTCAGACTCTAAAGGCATCAGATCTACAGCGATCGCACCTCAACGGGAGTTCCCGCCGCGAGGAAGTCCTGACCAGCCGGCAGAATTGCCCAATGGGTTGATTCAACCAGAGACTTGAGCGCTGCAGAGGACTGCTGAGGATCTACCCAGACCTTGCCCTCGGGAGTCAGCCGCGATCGCCAGAAGCACTGCAGTCCCTCTGGTTTGCGGACAGATTCTGCTAAAGGCAACCAAAGGGGCGATCGCACTTCGTTGCGGCAGGCCATCAGCAAGGGTTTCAGGAAAAACTCAGCCGTGACGGTTGTGGAAACAGGATTGCCCGGACAAGCCAAGACGAGGCCTTGGTGCTCCGGTGCGATCGCAAACAACAGCGGCTTTCCGGGTCGAATTGCGACTTTATGAAAAATCGTTTGGCAGCCCAAGCGTTCCAGGGCAGCGGGCACAAAGTCAGCAACGCCCATCGAGACAGCACCTGTGGTTAGTAATAAGCGCACGCCTTGCGACCAAAATTGCTGAGCGATCGCGGCAAACTGTTCGGGGTCATCCGGGACATGAGCGATCGCCCGTACCTCACAACCGAGTCGCTGCAACTGCTCAATCAAAAAAGGCTGACTGGAATTGCGGATCTGCCCAAGTTCCAACGTCGGTTGCGACCAAGGCACCACCTCAGTCCCTGTGGAAATCAAGCCCACAGGCAGTTTCGACCAGACTGGCAGTTCACCCATCCCCACAGCAGCGGCCAGCATCAATGCCATCGGCGTGAGTCGCTGACCTTTCGCCAGCAGGGGCGAGCCTTGGCGGAGATCTTCGCCCTGCCTTCGAATGAATTGACCGGCGGGAATCGGTGTCGAAACCGCGATCGCATTCTCTTCTTGCACCACATCCTCGACTTTGACGATCACATCAAAGCCAGCCGGAATTGGCGCACCCGTCATCACCGCACAGGCAACGCCTGTGGGATTTGCAAGTAGCGGTGGTTGCTCACCTGCCATCACACGACCAACAACTGGCAACCGCACGGGGCGATCGGGGCTGGCTGCCGCAACATCCTGACTGCGCAGGGCAAAGCCATCCATGGCAGAGTTGTCCCAGTGCGGTAAGTCGCAGGGCGCGGCCAAATCCTTCGCCAACAGGCGATCGCCCGTTTCCAGTAGCGGCACCCTTTCGATTGCCAACGGTAATTGCGCCACTTCAGCCAACAGCAACTCGATCGCTGCCGAATAGGACAAGATCATCACCGCTCCCTTGCGAACGCCCACTCATCTCTTCCCATCAAATCAGTTGGCAGCTCACTCGCTGGCACAATCGAGAGCGAAACAATCGGGCAGGGCAACAGCGATGAGCATCCGCATGATCGATGTCGGTGATAAGGCGGTCACGGAACGAACAGCGCGGGCTGAAGGTTGGATTCGCCTTGCCCCCGAGGTCTATCAGCGCGTTACTCAAGGTCAACTCCCCAAGGGCGATGGCTTTTTGCTTGCCCAAGTCGCCGGCATTCAAGGAGCAAAACGCACGGCGGATCTGTTGCCGCTCTGCCATCCTCTGCCGATCGAAGGGGTGAAAATCGACTGCCAGCCCCTAGCGGATAGCCAAACGATTCGGGTCGAGGCGCGAGTCCGCACCACCGGTAAAACTGGCGTGGAGATGGAAGCCCTCGCCGCTGTTTCGGCAGCACTGCTCTGTCACTACGACTTAACTAAGATGTTCGACGCGACTGCTGAGATCGGCGGTATTGGCCTGCTCGAAAAAACGGGTGGCAAGTCGGGTCATTGGCAGCGGCCAGCGATCGCTCCTGATGTAGCCCCAACCGGCGCCTTAGCAGGCGTTTTCGCAACGGTGACCACGGTCAGCGATCGCGTAGCGGCGGATCAAGCGGAAGATCGCTCAGGGCCACTGATCCAAAACTGGTTAACCGATCAAGCAGCAACGATCGCGACTGCAACCTGTGTTGCCGATGAACCGGCTTTGATTCAAGCGGCGATCCAAGCAGCGATTGCTCAAGGATCCGCATTGATTCTTCTGACCGGGGGAACGGGGCTAGGACCGCGCGATCGCACCCCCGAAGCGATCGCCGATCTAGGTGCCATTCCTGTACCTGGCATTGGTGAAGCGCTCCGCCAAGCCGGGCGATCGGAGACGGTAATGACTTGGCTGCCCCGCAGTGGCGGCTGGATGCTTGAGGGCAGTTTCGTGATCGCTTTGCCCGGCAGTTCCCGCGCTGTTAGCAGCGGTTTGGCGATGTTGCAACCCTTGCTGCCCCACAGTTTGGCAATCTTGAAAGGCGCAGATCATGGAACAGTGAAGGGATGACAACAACGATCACGCTGATCTGTTTTGGAGGGCTGGCAGCACTCAGTCCTGAGGGGCAGCCCATGCCGCTGGAGCTCGACCTACCGGCGACGGTTGCTGACCTTAAAGTGGCGATCGCCCGAGCCTGCGATCTGATGCCAGATTCAGCACTGGCGCAACTGCTGCAAAAGTCAGCGATCGGCAGCGAAACCCGCATCTATATAGATAGCGATTTAATCCCTGCCAGCCTCTCGCACCTGGCCTTGCTGCCCCCCGTGAGTGGAGGTTGAACATGCCAGACTTGCTGACCTGCGATCGCCATCAGATTGAACTGAGCCTAGCCCCCATTCCCCTCTCAGCTGCTGCTGAATTTTGTCACGACGATCGCTACGGGGCCTTTGCCAGCTTTGTGGGCTGGGTGCGGCGCGTCAATGTCGGTCGCTTAGTGACGGGCATCACCTATCAAAGTTTTCAGCCGCTCTGCCGCACAGTTCAGACCGAAATTTGCCAAGAGGCTGAGCAGGTGTTCGGCCAAGAACTGCGCATCTACGTCCAACACCGCCTCGGTGAAACTCGTGTTGGTGACCCCACCGTGCTGATCGGCGTCGGTGCCATTCATCGCGATGAAGCCTGTGAAGCCTGCCGCTACGTAATTGAGGAGCTAAAACATCGCGCCCCAATCTGGAAACTCGAACACTATGAAGATGGAGACTCGGGCTGGGTGCCTGGCAACTGTCTCTGCCAAGAGCGGCGATCGCGCGATCGCAGAGGATCCACAGGGCCGGAATGATCGTTCTAGCAGACCATCACGATCGGCAATTTCGCTATCTGCGCCTGTCCTTAACAGACGTTTGCAACTTCCGCTGCGGCTACTGCCTGCCCAAGGGGCAACAGCTGGATCCACAACGGCCCGCACTGCTCACCCTCCCAGAAATTCGGCATCTAATTGAAGGGTTTGTGGCGCTGGGGATCGAAAAAGTCCGACTGACGGGCGGTGAACCAACGCTGCGATCGGATCTAGTTGATATCGTGCGTGCCGTGGCGGCTGTACCCGGCATTCGCCGTGTTGCCCTGACCAGCAATGGTTGGAATCTGCGCGATCGCTTGGCCGATCTTCAGGCTGCTGGGCTGACTCAGCTCAATCTCAGTCTCGATAGTTTGGACGCTGCCCGCTTTCAGGCTATTACTGGCAGCAGCCGTTTTGAAGCCGTGATGGCCGCCCTTGAACAAGCGATCGCGCTGCGCTTACCGATCCTCAAGGTCAATGCCGTCCTGCTGAAGACGCTGAATTATCCGCAGCTCTCAGACTTTGTTGAATTTGTGCGCGATCGCCCCATTAGCATCCGTTTCATTGAGCTGATGCAAACCCTCGATAATCACGACTACTTTCAGCAGGAGTTTCTATCAGGCTCTGTCCTCACCGAACAGTGGCTAGCGCAGGGCTGGCAACCAATCAAACGCGATCGCACTGCAGGGCCAGCCCAAGAATATTGCCATCCCAATTACCAAGGGAAATTGGGCATAATCGCCCCCTACAGTCCTAACTTTTGCCAGAACTGCAATCGCCTGCGCGTCACCAGTCGCGGGGCGCTGCGACTCTGCCTGTTTGGCACGGGCGAATTTGACCTCCGCCCTTGGCTCCAACATCCCGATCAGCGATCGCAGCTTCTTGAGCAAGTCCAGCAAACCCTCAACTTCAAAACCGCAGGACACCAACTAGCTGAAGCCAACAGCGGCGATACCCGCAACCTAGCGACCTATGGCGGCTAGCAGGTTATTTCTGCCTTAGCGGGAATGAGCAGCCAATTGGCGCAGTTTGCGGAGGCGACGTCTGGCCACTTTTGGAGCTTTAGGACTGTATTTGCGATCAATGAGGATCAAGAGATGGCGATCGATCAGCATCATGGCTTCCTCCTAATCTCAACTCAGGAAAATTTTGCAACTTGATTCAACAAACTATCGAGTTTCTGATTACAAGCTGGCCTGCACTTTTATTATGACTCTCTCAAGATATTCAAGAAGATGCCAATGGCAATAATCAATTCAGCAGAGTAATTGATTTAAGGCAATCTAATTGCAGTTTGGTATTTAGATTGACAATTAAATTTACTTGAGTTTTGCTTTTGCAGTTATCTTGGTTTTTGAGATGAGCAAGAGAGGGAATAGTTGCTCGAGTGATCGCTGCTTCTGCCCTCAATTAGCTTGCCACGGGCCGCGACAGACGCTAAATGTCATCAAATCCCTACACCCCGCTCGTTGACTTGAGAAAGCAAGCTGTTCAAGGGCTGGGGTACCCTAGTCTCGATTCACAAACCTTTTTTGACGGTGAGTTGTTCTAGTTTTAGGGCAAAAGTGGTGCTAAAAAACCAGCTGTGGTTCTCACTAATGATGCCAAGAGGAGGCAAATAGAGAAATGCGCTTTCATTTGCGTAGCCGCTCTGGCGAAGAAATTGTTCTCTATCTGCGGCCTGGTAATCCCTCGGCACCGATTGAGATGGCGGGACCTGCCAATCTCTGTGGCACGGTTTCAACCCTGCTCAAGATGTCTCTGACTGGTTTGTCGGCCACGTCCGACGACTTACTGAGCCTCTGTGAGTACGATCCAGTCTTTCGCCATTGG
Protein-coding regions in this window:
- the smtB gene encoding Zn(II)-sensing metalloregulatory transcriptional repressor SmtB, whose translation is MTKPVLQDGETVVCQGTHAAIASELQAIAPEVAQSLAEFFAVLADPNRLRLLSLLARSELCVGDLAQAIGVSESAVSHQLRSLRNLRLVSYRKQGRHVYYQLQDHHIVALYQNALDHLQECR
- a CDS encoding metallothionein, with the translated sequence MTSTTLVKCACEPCLCNVDPSKAIDRNGLYYCSEACADGHTGGSKGCGHTSCNCHG
- a CDS encoding TldD/PmbA family protein; the protein is MPLAIDRLAEQVSESARRLGIAQYDVSGSAVEETSVQVEKGDPKQVKASQRSGVTVRVWNEQGQVGVTSTSESDLPGLELALQTALEASQFGIREHAPDFSPEATVPLEPLEIPNYDIEAVPELIAALAEAEQQLLASHPAIAAVPYNGLARRRSEGFYLNSAGALRSEKGSYASLYLYSKTEQADRKPRSAGAFRMAHRLADLDFSGCVTETAEKTISHLDYRPITSGKYLVCFSPEAFLQLLGAFSNLFNAQSVLDRQSLSTPESLGTAIASPLLNLYDDARHPSNGGATAFDGEGTPTRRLPLIEAGVLKNFLHSAGTAKRLGASPTGHANLGAKVTVSPHFGVVEAAEARSELSLDTAESVILIDDLQALHAGVQSLQGSFSLPFDGWLVNQGDRVSIESATAAGDFRELLRNIVQVDAIAQITPGGISPAVWVEGLSITGE
- a CDS encoding DUF4240 domain-containing protein — protein: MDLKDFWAIIQDVHDRSDGDMEAKCDRLQTQPASLSAEEAIAFSQHFDALMDRAYDWSLWGAAYLLQGGCSDDAFSVFRASLISRGQAAYETAIANPDAIDITDFDEEAWFFEGFQYAVADGVEAAAGFSPPRLQPHPNQPSGEEWQEEELEQLLPRLTALMEAADSD
- a CDS encoding calcium-binding protein; translation: MAPFNFSAFTFVKLFSRLFNFNSKPIAQSQTQNLTENAGLFNGQLIASDPNGDPITFLLAPNQVAPAGFTLNSNGSYSFDQDDTSYDSLGLGDTQVIAIDYVVKDSRGAVSQTRTLSINLAGTNDAPTITAGPVVDANSITFTAEDIDSDTLTARVGTTNLMPGTVNNGSPTTSTITALDTALFGELNVFDGTDSVGVGLFVGIGTIGADTLTAIGTNPAVLYGFEGDDRLTGADQDDTILGGDGNDTIIEISGNNLIEGNNNNDSIVGGTDSDRINGGAGADTILGGDGADTIDGGLGNDSIFGDSGNDNIRGFGDSNTILGGSGNDTIEGTIAGSNSIDGGENDDVITEIGFGSTLLGGLGNDSILGFSASTINGGDGSDTINVEFGNNTIDGGMGNDSIEIAINPSFTISGSGNTVSGSNGNDTIIAINGSNLIEGNNDNDSIVGGTDSDTINGGTGADTLTGGLGSDTFSFAATGDGIAATSGENGSVTFGNGFDYITDFESIDSIIVGTDGFTIQSSVGTAFIDGDGNYVIVSVGMISDIFAIAGVLTDTTFESRDPGMGDSFTELLLFKASNAMMGDVITATTTPETLIIGGSALDMLQPYSCC
- a CDS encoding molybdopterin molybdotransferase MoeA, which codes for MILSYSAAIELLLAEVAQLPLAIERVPLLETGDRLLAKDLAAPCDLPHWDNSAMDGFALRSQDVAAASPDRPVRLPVVGRVMAGEQPPLLANPTGVACAVMTGAPIPAGFDVIVKVEDVVQEENAIAVSTPIPAGQFIRRQGEDLRQGSPLLAKGQRLTPMALMLAAAVGMGELPVWSKLPVGLISTGTEVVPWSQPTLELGQIRNSSQPFLIEQLQRLGCEVRAIAHVPDDPEQFAAIAQQFWSQGVRLLLTTGAVSMGVADFVPAALERLGCQTIFHKVAIRPGKPLLFAIAPEHQGLVLACPGNPVSTTVTAEFFLKPLLMACRNEVRSPLWLPLAESVRKPEGLQCFWRSRLTPEGKVWVDPQQSSAALKSLVESTHWAILPAGQDFLAAGTPVEVRSL
- the moaCB gene encoding bifunctional molybdenum cofactor biosynthesis protein MoaC/MoaB; the encoded protein is MSIRMIDVGDKAVTERTARAEGWIRLAPEVYQRVTQGQLPKGDGFLLAQVAGIQGAKRTADLLPLCHPLPIEGVKIDCQPLADSQTIRVEARVRTTGKTGVEMEALAAVSAALLCHYDLTKMFDATAEIGGIGLLEKTGGKSGHWQRPAIAPDVAPTGALAGVFATVTTVSDRVAADQAEDRSGPLIQNWLTDQAATIATATCVADEPALIQAAIQAAIAQGSALILLTGGTGLGPRDRTPEAIADLGAIPVPGIGEALRQAGRSETVMTWLPRSGGWMLEGSFVIALPGSSRAVSSGLAMLQPLLPHSLAILKGADHGTVKG
- the moaD gene encoding molybdopterin synthase sulfur carrier subunit MoaD, encoding MTTTITLICFGGLAALSPEGQPMPLELDLPATVADLKVAIARACDLMPDSALAQLLQKSAIGSETRIYIDSDLIPASLSHLALLPPVSGG
- a CDS encoding molybdopterin synthase catalytic subunit yields the protein MPDLLTCDRHQIELSLAPIPLSAAAEFCHDDRYGAFASFVGWVRRVNVGRLVTGITYQSFQPLCRTVQTEICQEAEQVFGQELRIYVQHRLGETRVGDPTVLIGVGAIHRDEACEACRYVIEELKHRAPIWKLEHYEDGDSGWVPGNCLCQERRSRDRRGSTGPE
- the moaA gene encoding GTP 3',8-cyclase MoaA, whose amino-acid sequence is MIVLADHHDRQFRYLRLSLTDVCNFRCGYCLPKGQQLDPQRPALLTLPEIRHLIEGFVALGIEKVRLTGGEPTLRSDLVDIVRAVAAVPGIRRVALTSNGWNLRDRLADLQAAGLTQLNLSLDSLDAARFQAITGSSRFEAVMAALEQAIALRLPILKVNAVLLKTLNYPQLSDFVEFVRDRPISIRFIELMQTLDNHDYFQQEFLSGSVLTEQWLAQGWQPIKRDRTAGPAQEYCHPNYQGKLGIIAPYSPNFCQNCNRLRVTSRGALRLCLFGTGEFDLRPWLQHPDQRSQLLEQVQQTLNFKTAGHQLAEANSGDTRNLATYGG